From the Candidatus Bathyarchaeota archaeon A05DMB-5 genome, one window contains:
- a CDS encoding 30S ribosomal protein S3ae produces MRRINVSSKTKRVRDKWRSKTWYTVVAPPYFGNVELGAIPADEPEKLVGRVIDSTLYDVTNDFAHQYLKIYFQITQLDGKTAKTMFKGHEYSRDYLRSLVRRRTTKVDGLFTVTTKDGYKLQVAVAAFTLSRVKTSQEKEIRAIMAKIIREKASALTLDEFAQEMVLGKIASDIYNEAKKLAPLRHVGIRKSKLVTPLAQLPQIQTQKAK; encoded by the coding sequence ATTCGGAGGATTAACGTGTCTTCAAAAACAAAACGCGTAAGAGACAAATGGCGAAGCAAAACATGGTACACTGTAGTAGCTCCGCCATACTTCGGAAACGTTGAGTTAGGAGCAATACCCGCAGACGAGCCGGAAAAACTTGTTGGAAGAGTCATCGACTCAACTCTTTATGATGTTACAAACGACTTCGCCCATCAATATTTGAAGATATATTTCCAAATAACCCAACTTGACGGCAAAACCGCGAAAACAATGTTTAAGGGGCATGAGTATTCGCGGGATTATCTGCGAAGCCTTGTGAGAAGAAGAACAACAAAAGTTGATGGGCTTTTCACTGTAACTACAAAAGATGGATACAAACTGCAAGTAGCTGTAGCTGCATTTACGCTTTCACGAGTTAAGACGTCGCAAGAGAAAGAAATTCGGGCTATAATGGCGAAAATAATCAGAGAAAAAGCATCTGCATTAACATTAGACGAGTTTGCGCAAGAGATGGTTTTAGGCAAAATAGCCTCAGATATATACAACGAGGCCAAAAAATTGGCTCCACTGCGTCATGTAGGTATCAGAAAATCAAAGCTAGTCACGCCACTAGCACAGTTGCCGCAAATTCAAACGCAAAAGGCAAAGTAA
- the serS gene encoding serine--tRNA ligase has product MLDIKLIRENPELVRNNLMKRGDPENLRMLDELIDYDKKWRQGLTRLNELRHERKLVTTQIAELKKKGKDATKELSKAKTIDAEITTLEGQVNECEEKVRYYLLRLPNLLHESVPTGKEEHDNVPIRKWGKIPKFSFPVKDHIDLSLSLDVMDIERAGKVAGARFFYLKNEAVLLDMALMNFAIEEMVKKKYTPIEPPFMMRRKAYEGVTALSDFEDVLYKIENEDLYMIATSEHPIAAMFMDEVLKADELPLKFVGISTNFRKEAGAHGKDTRGIFRVHQFNKVEQFIFCRPEDSWKFHEELIQNAEELVQKLGLPYHVVNVCTGDIGTVAAKKYDIEVWMPAQNAYREIISCSNCTDYQARRLNIRYREKEGEAPKGFVHTLNSTALASRTMVAILENYQQKDGSVVIPKVLRKYMGGIEKITPKR; this is encoded by the coding sequence ATGTTGGACATTAAACTCATCCGCGAAAACCCGGAGCTGGTAAGAAATAATTTGATGAAGAGAGGCGACCCTGAAAACTTGAGGATGCTGGACGAGTTAATTGATTATGACAAGAAATGGCGGCAAGGCTTGACTAGGCTTAACGAGTTGCGTCATGAAAGGAAACTTGTGACCACGCAAATTGCAGAGCTCAAAAAGAAGGGAAAAGACGCAACTAAAGAGTTGTCGAAGGCGAAAACCATTGACGCTGAAATAACAACTTTAGAAGGGCAAGTGAACGAGTGCGAAGAAAAGGTACGTTATTATCTGCTTAGACTTCCAAACCTTCTGCACGAGTCAGTCCCAACAGGCAAGGAGGAACACGATAATGTCCCAATTAGAAAATGGGGCAAAATACCCAAGTTCAGTTTTCCAGTTAAAGACCATATAGATTTAAGCTTAAGCCTTGACGTGATGGACATTGAAAGAGCTGGGAAGGTTGCCGGAGCCAGATTTTTCTATCTTAAGAATGAAGCAGTTTTGCTTGACATGGCTTTGATGAATTTTGCTATAGAAGAGATGGTTAAGAAAAAATACACGCCTATAGAGCCGCCCTTTATGATGCGAAGAAAAGCGTATGAAGGCGTCACAGCCCTAAGCGACTTTGAAGATGTCTTATACAAAATTGAAAATGAAGACTTATACATGATTGCAACTTCAGAGCACCCAATCGCAGCCATGTTCATGGATGAAGTGCTGAAAGCGGATGAACTACCGCTAAAATTTGTTGGAATAAGCACAAACTTTAGAAAAGAAGCGGGAGCACACGGCAAAGACACACGTGGAATCTTCCGCGTTCACCAATTCAACAAGGTTGAACAGTTCATTTTCTGTCGACCTGAAGATTCATGGAAATTCCATGAAGAGCTAATTCAAAACGCTGAGGAACTTGTCCAAAAACTCGGTTTGCCATACCATGTTGTAAACGTGTGCACTGGCGACATTGGAACGGTTGCCGCCAAAAAATATGACATAGAAGTTTGGATGCCAGCGCAAAACGCCTATAGAGAAATAATTTCGTGCAGCAACTGCACTGATTACCAAGCCAGAAGGTTGAACATAAGATATAGAGAAAAGGAAGGAGAGGCTCCCAAAGGCTTTGTGCACACATTAAATTCCACAGCGTTAGCCAGCAGAACCATGGTTGCTATACTTGAGAATTACCAGCAAAAAGATGGTTCAGTCGTTATTCCTAAAGTTTTGAGAAAATACATGGGTGGCATCGAGAAAATAACGCCTAAACGGTAA
- a CDS encoding KEOPS complex subunit, with product MEAEIILEYDDERTAEAVASAVSPDNFKTPSGLWVRTVRIGKKVVTQVKCEGKFPTFIATIDDLLFCVSTAEKTLHAARKFG from the coding sequence TTGGAAGCTGAAATAATTTTGGAGTATGATGATGAGAGAACTGCGGAAGCTGTTGCGAGTGCGGTTTCGCCTGATAATTTTAAGACGCCAAGTGGGTTGTGGGTGAGAACGGTTAGAATTGGGAAGAAGGTTGTTACGCAAGTTAAGTGTGAAGGGAAGTTTCCAACGTTTATTGCGACGATTGATGATTTGCTGTTTTGTGTTTCTACTGCGGAGAAGACGCTTCATGCTGCGAGAAAATTTGGTTAA
- a CDS encoding DHH family phosphoesterase gives MASDETKTAGLLDSATQAAKTILETVKEDGFVHVFSHLDADGVAAAGIIGKMLARLDAKFRVRITQWIDEKIVGEILADKPQLIILADFGSGYVDLLNEKLADFRIVILDHHQVTGKEASNIVHVNPHLYGADGARDISGSGVAYFVAKTVDKVNVDLAPIAVVGALGDLQDKYDQRLLGGLNEIVVKDAVDAGLLTVEKDLIFFGRETRPIHKTLSSTTNPFIPGISGEEDKSLAFLASLDIKPRHGERWRALRDLSDEEKKRLCTGLADYLLSKGLHYEVTNLIGHVYTLNNEEPWTPLRDAREFAVLLNATGRMDRPSLGVAICMGDRGVAFEEANKVLEEYRRTINRYLGWVMEKPERIREFENIYVVYGEDFIDDKIVGAISSILSASLPNPEKPLIAYANVAEEGLAKFSARTVDTMTNKGVNLGVVMQVAAEKYGGNGGGHNIAAGAQVPIENVPGFVVFVNELLGRQLRGEKIGS, from the coding sequence ATGGCTTCGGATGAAACTAAAACTGCTGGCCTTTTGGATTCAGCTACACAAGCGGCGAAAACGATTCTGGAAACTGTGAAGGAGGATGGTTTTGTTCATGTTTTTTCGCATTTGGATGCTGATGGAGTTGCTGCGGCTGGGATTATTGGTAAAATGTTGGCTAGATTAGACGCTAAATTTCGGGTTAGGATAACTCAGTGGATTGACGAGAAAATTGTGGGCGAAATTTTGGCTGATAAGCCGCAGCTGATAATTTTGGCGGATTTTGGAAGCGGTTACGTTGACTTGTTAAATGAGAAGCTTGCAGATTTCAGAATAGTGATTTTGGACCATCATCAAGTTACTGGTAAGGAAGCATCTAACATTGTGCATGTGAATCCTCATTTGTATGGTGCTGACGGTGCACGGGACATTAGTGGTTCTGGTGTTGCGTATTTTGTGGCTAAGACTGTTGACAAAGTTAATGTGGATTTGGCGCCTATCGCGGTAGTTGGCGCTCTTGGAGATTTGCAGGACAAGTATGATCAGCGGTTGCTTGGCGGGCTTAATGAGATAGTAGTTAAAGATGCGGTGGATGCTGGGCTTTTGACGGTTGAAAAAGACCTTATATTCTTTGGTAGAGAAACTCGTCCAATTCACAAGACATTGTCGTCGACAACTAATCCTTTTATTCCCGGCATCAGCGGAGAGGAAGATAAGAGTTTGGCTTTTTTGGCAAGTTTAGATATTAAGCCAAGGCATGGGGAAAGATGGCGGGCTTTGAGGGACCTTTCTGATGAAGAAAAGAAGCGGTTGTGCACTGGGCTTGCGGATTATTTGTTGTCTAAGGGTTTGCATTATGAGGTTACAAATCTTATCGGGCATGTTTACACTTTGAACAATGAGGAACCGTGGACTCCGCTTAGGGATGCGAGGGAGTTTGCTGTTTTGTTGAATGCGACTGGGCGTATGGATAGGCCAAGTTTGGGTGTTGCTATTTGTATGGGTGATCGTGGTGTGGCTTTTGAAGAGGCGAATAAGGTTTTGGAGGAGTATAGGCGGACTATTAATAGGTATCTTGGGTGGGTTATGGAGAAACCTGAGCGGATACGGGAGTTTGAGAATATTTATGTTGTTTATGGTGAAGATTTTATTGATGATAAGATAGTCGGTGCGATTTCTTCTATTCTTTCTGCGAGTTTGCCGAATCCTGAGAAACCGTTGATTGCGTATGCGAATGTTGCTGAGGAGGGTTTGGCGAAATTTTCTGCGAGGACTGTGGATACTATGACGAACAAGGGTGTAAATCTTGGAGTGGTTATGCAGGTGGCTGCGGAGAAATATGGTGGGAATGGTGGAGGACACAATATAGCTGCTGGAGCGCAGGTTCCAATTGAGAATGTTCCGGGGTTTGTAGTGTTTGTTAATGAGCTTCTTGGAAGGCAGTTGCGTGGTGAGAAGATTGGAAGCTGA
- a CDS encoding 30S ribosomal protein S15 — protein MPKQEKGKSHQTRPVSKRPPSWCKYQPEEVEALVIKLAKEGHAPSRIGTILRDQYAIPLVKPITGKTITRILKEAELAPAMPEDLGNLVKKAESLAAHLEKNKKDVHNKRALQIIEAKIHKLSRYYKREGVLPPNWKYEPKIASLA, from the coding sequence ATGCCAAAACAGGAAAAAGGAAAATCTCATCAGACAAGACCAGTTAGCAAACGTCCTCCAAGCTGGTGCAAATACCAGCCAGAAGAAGTGGAGGCGTTAGTAATTAAGTTGGCGAAGGAAGGGCATGCTCCGAGTCGCATTGGAACAATTCTTAGAGACCAATATGCTATTCCTCTTGTGAAGCCGATAACTGGGAAGACAATAACGCGGATACTTAAGGAAGCTGAGCTTGCACCGGCAATGCCGGAGGATTTGGGGAATTTGGTGAAGAAGGCGGAGAGTTTGGCTGCTCATTTGGAGAAGAATAAGAAGGATGTGCATAATAAGAGGGCGCTTCAGATTATTGAAGCGAAGATTCATAAGCTTTCGAGGTATTATAAGCGTGAAGGTGTTTTGCCGCCGAATTGGAAGTACGAGCCGAAAATTGCTTCGCTTGCTTAG
- a CDS encoding XTP/dITP diphosphatase has product MNFQLKGRVIFFATNNVNKFNEARMVFGEYKIAVGMLRVKTLEVQSDSLEEIAKASVIEAFRKCNLPVIVEDAGLFVEALNGFPGPYAAYVYKTIGNKGLLQLMEKTENRRAVFQSAIAYYSADLESPICFKGEVVGEISRKERVANNSSGFGFDPVFQPVNIGKTFAEMTIKEKNKYSHRAKALRKFAEWYRKHQ; this is encoded by the coding sequence ATGAATTTTCAGTTGAAAGGCAGAGTCATATTTTTCGCAACAAACAATGTTAACAAGTTTAATGAAGCCCGCATGGTTTTTGGTGAATATAAGATAGCTGTTGGTATGCTTAGAGTAAAAACGTTGGAAGTTCAAAGCGATAGTTTAGAGGAGATTGCAAAAGCAAGCGTCATAGAAGCCTTTAGGAAATGTAATTTACCAGTGATTGTTGAGGATGCTGGGTTATTCGTGGAAGCACTGAATGGTTTTCCAGGACCATATGCTGCATACGTTTACAAAACAATAGGCAACAAGGGTTTGCTGCAGCTTATGGAGAAAACTGAAAACAGAAGGGCAGTTTTCCAGTCAGCAATCGCTTATTATTCGGCAGATTTGGAATCGCCGATATGTTTTAAAGGCGAGGTTGTTGGAGAAATATCAAGGAAGGAAAGAGTGGCGAATAATTCTTCTGGCTTTGGCTTTGACCCAGTTTTTCAGCCAGTCAACATCGGCAAAACGTTCGCGGAAATGACCATAAAAGAAAAAAACAAGTATTCGCATCGTGCAAAGGCTTTGCGCAAGTTTGCTGAATGGTACCGGAAGCATCAATAA
- a CDS encoding VOC family protein — MIKTVWCVTFYVSDLKKAVKFYEEVLGLEKKYEYSSYVGFECGGVEIGLIPKLGKEGKVSFLSPSVEFLVDDVDKTCEELKKKGVKFTKELHDEPWGGRQATFTDPDGNVLEIAQINWQKYFSVAAEGAKKKL, encoded by the coding sequence ATGATCAAGACTGTTTGGTGTGTTACCTTTTATGTTTCGGATTTGAAGAAAGCCGTGAAGTTTTATGAAGAAGTTTTGGGTTTGGAGAAGAAGTATGAGTATTCAAGTTATGTTGGGTTTGAGTGTGGCGGCGTAGAAATTGGGTTGATTCCCAAACTTGGAAAAGAAGGGAAAGTAAGTTTTTTGTCGCCTTCAGTGGAATTTCTTGTGGATGATGTGGATAAGACATGCGAGGAACTTAAAAAGAAAGGAGTAAAATTCACAAAGGAATTGCATGATGAGCCATGGGGTGGAAGACAAGCAACCTTCACAGACCCGGATGGCAATGTCTTAGAAATAGCGCAGATAAATTGGCAAAAATATTTTAGTGTAGCCGCAGAAGGTGCAAAGAAGAAGCTGTGA